Genomic window (Chloroflexota bacterium):
ACAGGGTCCTCTGCCTTCTTCCCACCGAACAGTCCCAGAAATCCCGGGCTCATGTATTCCTCCCCGCCTCAGGTGCGCCGCTCTCCGCGGCGTCTGACCATTCGCCGCCTACCGCGGCGGCCTGAACCGGCTTAGACGCAGCGAGTTCGCAACGACGGTGACCGAGCTGATGGCCATGGCCGCCGCCGCCAGCATGGGGTTCAGGAAGCCCCTGTCCCCAAAGGCGAACTCAAGGTATGCGGGCACGCTGCCCACGGAGTTGAACACCAGGTGGAATGCGCCGGCGGCAATGGGGATCAGCAGGATGTTGTAGATGAAGGCCCAGAAGAGGTTCTG
Coding sequences:
- a CDS encoding heavy metal translocating P-type ATPase, with the protein product AVAIESAQVTLLRGDLRALLTTFALSNATVRVIRQNLFWAFIYNILLIPIAAGAFHLVFNSVGSVPAYLEFAFGDRGFLNPMLAAAAMAISSVTVVANSLRLSRFRPPR